The segment GACTGCAACCGTTTTGCGCAGCTAGCAAATGCGCGCTCGGTCCCCGGTGACAGTCCACGGTCTCAAACtgccacagcaaaacaaaaaacaaaaacaatcgagGTGACACGCCGTTGTCTACACTCCGGCCCGATGCCGCGTGAAGAATCCCCAACCAGGACAACCTCCGAGAGGAAGACGCAAATTCTAACACAGAAATCCCCACGAGGGACTTCGTTCGGGCAGGCCAAACAAGTGTGCCAAAGAGacaccaaacaacacacacacacacacaaaggcatTACAACGAGATCCGTGTCGTTTTGCCATTGCCTTTTACTTGCGGGGACGGGCGAGTACAAACGCTGCCAAACGGGGAACGCGAAGGCCGCGCGTGCACGGGGAGCGCGCGATTGGGTTAAAAGAGACGCAAGCGCAAGCCAGTTcgaggttgttgttgttgctgttgcctaCACGCGATACACGAGCAGATCACGCCACATTTTCCGCCGGTGACGAGACGGGTCTgcgttttaaaaataactttGTCCCGCTCTCGCGCGCACCCAATGCTTCGGTGGCGAGAAGGCGagaggaggtgtgtgtgtgtttgtgctttgcGTCGGGTGCCGGAAACGGGTGGTTCCAGTGCGTGGAAGTGGCTGATAACGCGCGCCGCCAACCAGCGAGGTGCGTGTGCGGCCTAGTCCAAAGGTTTCACGACGCTCGGCTGATCCGGCGTGGTATCGTTCAATTACTCAGCTGTTAcgtctttctctcgctctgtctctctctctctttctctctctctctctcaattcTTTCGCTCTCGCGCACACTGAATCCATTCAACCGGTTTGAGAGTCCACGCTTCTGGACGCAGTGCTTGCAAACACGTGTTCTGGGGGCGTTTTGGTGGCCGCCTGACCCACACGGAAACCTACCGTCGCCAGCCAGCAATCGGTACCGAGCGGCGCTCCTTCTCGGTCAGCCCGTACAGCCCGATGGAGGCGAAGGCCCACGCCACCAGCAGGCACAGGCCCATCAGCACGACCCGTATCGGTAGCACCAGCAACGTCATCAGATATgtctgcagcaacagcaacaaaaaaaagaaaagaaaaaaaaacatgaatcaATGTACGGATCTGTCGCCAGCCGAGACCATCACGCGCACCTTTCTCCTTTCCCAAGGATCGTCCAGATCTAGCTTGAGCACGAACGGGTTCACGTATTCCGCTTCCGGGATGCGCGTGACCGTACTCGTGATCGTAGTTGATCGCTGAAAGTTCATCTTGAACGGGTTGTTGGTGATTGGAGTTCAATGCACGATTCTGCCGCACACAGCACGTCACCCACACACTGCctacacacaatcacacacacacacagcacacactaatTGCTTTAACACGAGCGCGCTAACGGCCGCCCAGATGCGAAATGGGGGCCGCCGCCAAAACGATCTTCGTATCTCGCGGTCACAGCCGTCAAACACGCTTAGCTACCCTTCCGACGTCACGCCAAAAACGCACGTTCGTCGTCCGCGAGACAGTGAAAGGCAATGCTGACGggggcgcgagcgcgcgcactCGCTCTCAACATCTTGTgcctcccttttttttttgtctgcggGAGAATCGCAACGGCGTTTGGCTCTCGCCCGCGATCGAACGCGGGAAACTCTCGCCACGGTCTGTGCAAAGCGGGATGGCCAACAATGGCGACAACGATATTAATAGAAGGGCCCGCGCTTTTGCCAAACGGCCGGGTTGTGCGGGGAACCCATGCTCGCGTGTACGTGTCGCACACGAATGTTCTTGCACCGTGAGGAGAGTACATTGAGCCTCTTTGCAcgaagagagagcgagagagagagatggttgCGTGTGAGCACTTTGAGAATATCAACCAAAACAATATGCAACGATGTTATGAGAGTTAATTTAAACATTGTTGGGTCATTTTTGCACAGCAAAATGAAGACTAGATAACATTCAAATCACACAGAAAGAAGCAAATCGTTCAATCACGCATCTAACGTTTCATCCAGCTGCGTCACAAAGCGATTTTCTTTTTGAAATCAATCTCGCGCCACCCTTCATCATCCAAAAGCGTTTGCTTTAgagttttcttgttttattatttcttctaAATAGTTGTTTTCTCTTTCGTTCATTCTTtcttggtttgtgtgtgtgtgtattttttttcactgtattttgcaacattttcttacatttgcttttgttttctcgcCGTTGCGCTTTCCTTTGAGGACACTGAGTAATAACACATGAACATTGTAACAGCTCGGAGAAAGACGGCGGATCGTTGCGGAGTACGAGGTTGGAGTAGCAAAACAGCCCCAACCAGCGTCCTCCTCTCCTACTGCTCCTTCGCGctgttctctctttcccttcgggcatcattactttttttttgcaatatatGTATATTAAATTATCTCTATTTCTTATATACCTTTGTGCCAGTTCGGTTGTGTTCTGTATGTTTTCTAtgaccgtttttttctgttttgtttcgtagttgtgtgtgagagcgtgtgtgtatgtgtgtatgtagatTTTGTTTACACTACGACATTTCGGTTACAGCTTTTCTCTCCGTTTTGTGCCGGATGACCCAAGGGTCGCCCGCCccttctcatagctgtggcaATCGTACAGCCCAGCAAAATGCGCATCTACGGCTAGACACTTagtcaataaataaatactcaAAATATCTCTTCAtccgtgtgagtgtgtgtttttctgcgCATATtgtgcatttttccaaaaaaaaaaaaacaacaacaagttcTGCTGCTCTCCTTAACCAGCTTTAACGCCTGTCTATTCGTGCATGTTTGACTGCTCTATACGTTCTTAggctttttgcttttgcaaattTTATTCGCAAAAGCTTATTTCCGTTTGGTTCTCCTCCGTTTGGGCGCGTGGTTCGAaattatttcgttttttttcttctatataCGTTTGCGTGTTTTGCGTCTTATCACGTTGCCtacatgtttatgtttgttggaagcttttttgtcGCCTTTCCTTGTCGGCTTAGCAGGAGCGGGGAGCTACATAGcccacacaaacatacatttacacgcatgcacacacatatatatattcccacacatccatacattttttttttgcatctatACCTTAGCATGactttattttcgtttttttaactttaagtttactctttttgtttccttttaaGTGTGTTTCTTTGATTAGAATTTACTCGTGCGACGAACGAGTTTCGTGTATGTGTAATAGATCTActacttttttgtgtttttgtaataGTTGAAGCTCTCAGGCTGATGACAAACAACGACGACATTGCTCCGtttttgtgctatttgttgtttttgttgcagaaTCTTTCATTAAGAAAGACCCCACAATAGCGAACCAAAGATGTAGTGCTGccgcaacaaaacccaaattCAAACCAGACTGTTCCATCAAGCCAagttaataataatcataCAACGAAGAACAAACACATACCACATGACGTTTCACGAATCCTGCGAAACGCTCGCCCGTCTCGGAGTACGGACTTCAGACCTTCTGTTTGGCATGAGCATTTAGAATCCTGCATCTTCTTAACACTTAAACGTAACCTAACAGTTGCTTGAGTACTTGTTGCACGCGACCTGCGCCGCCCAGTGCGGAACGGTGATACATATATAGATAATTATTACTTATAGACGACACGGCAATACACATACGTCCACATGCGTACACACATCAATTGTATGAATGTGTACGATTTAAGAACAAATTGTGCAAACATATGTGCGTACAACGTAATGCGCTGTGCTGCCGCGCTACACCGCGGCCTTGGTTTTGGCCCTAAACGTAAAGGATGAACACGGAATAATTACAACTCGCTGGACGAAAGctttacacatacacacacacacatacacacacacacacgcacacctttcCATGTTTAAGCCATTCAGAATCGCCACAACgacacaacaaccaaaaacactCCTAACACTCATCGAAGCGCATACAAACACCATCGTGGTGGCTCAAATGCAGCGCGTGTGCTCGCGGCATTGAGATTGGAACGGAGTTTGACGTCGAAcgtcgatttttgtttttttccccgctGGCTTATGTCTAGCCtacatatttatatatatttttttaagttccCACAGTCTGCTTCAACGGTCAGGAGCGTATGCTTGCGACAAAGTTGCTGGCACCTACGCAGGTCCGCAGCGGTGGCCAGCAATGGGGGAGGAAAGAGCGTGTGGTGTAAACCCGTACAGTagcagcgagcgagagagtaGAGTTCAGATTGTGCGTTGCTTTAGCCCAGTCTTAGGTTGTTGGGATCGTTATTCTTCTGCAGCTTGGCTAGCAGTGGATTGCGCTCTATTGCCTTGACAAATTGACCTGCGGAAGAACGGCAAAGCAGAAAAGGGTTGAGTTCGTTAGTTCTCGGTTTTAGCGGTTGTCTTCCATCAGATTGAACCATACTGTAGTCAATCGTGCCAAGATTGTCCGGATCCGCCTGTAGGAAGATGCTGTTCAGCTCCTTCTGCGAGATTCGTACCAGATTCTGGAGGGTTTGGTACAGTTGCGTACGGTTCACACGTCCATTCACACCGTACAGCTGCAATTAAACAGATCCCACAGATTAGTAAACCTTGGATGTTGTTTCGATACTGCACATTCTAAGATAGTATTGATGtgtgcaacaaacaaaactaatccTGTCCTTAGTTTGTAATATAAAATCACACTTACACCGTTTTCGAGCTCAAGCAAACATCGTTAAGCAACTTTTGAACATTGTCATTTGACCGCCAACTAAAATTCTGATGCCTCCCGGCACATTTTACCAACCGCAACTGAACATTTGCTTTCCAGAATATTAATGTACGTTTATATTACCCAGATTCGTTTCTTAGATGTTTAGTTTGTTGCAATTAAGTTGTTTTGTGCTACATCATTATTGAGTTTGTACCAATTTAATAGCCAATTATTCATTTTGAAGGTACCGAGATACATTATTGGCATATAAATTCAAACTGTTTTTGTAAATGAAGGTACTAACAAAAGTCTAAACTCCCTACAGCAAACGGATGGACTCAGAGGTTTGCTGTGTTACGATTGAACGAAGTTCAGATTAGTGTTGGGttttatgaatctttcgttgcgATTGAATCTTCAGGGATTAGTGATTCAAATCTCAAATCGAATCTcctaagattcatgaatctctaaaaattcacgaatctctaaagattcgtGGGtatccaaagattcatgattctCAATATTTGTATGAGTCTCTAAAGATCTCTGAAGTTTCTTGAATttccaaggattcatgaacCTCGTAAGATATATGAATCCTCCAAGATTCATGTATCCATTAAGAATTATGAATTTTCCAAAATACATGTATCCatgaagattcatgaatctccagggattcatgaatttttagagatgattttaaaaatatttcttttgcttcatGCCATACTGTGGTACAGTGGCTAACTAGCACgacctaacaacatgcccgtcttgGGTTTAAGCCTTGCATGggccgtctccccgtagcaaaacaaactttcCGGCTGTGTTGAACATATcaagaagtctcgaaagtATGACTGTGTAGGCTGGCATGACTACGTAGGTTATTACACcataagaataataagaagCTCAATTtctatgaatctttggagatatATGAACCTCTAGAGATTCGCAAATATTTagagatatataaatattttgagattcatgaagcTTTCGaatttcatgaatctttgagattcgtgaatctctGAGATTTTTCAATCTTTGTGATTCGTGGATCTTATCAATATCAATCATCTCAAATATTCAATCAGATtgatgaatctgaatcagaattacccaacactagttcAGATAGGCATCAGTATTTTAGTTGGAAGTCGAATGTTAATGTCaaacaatgttcaaaagcAGCTTAACATTGTGTATTTGCGCCTACCGCAACTCTACTCTCTAATTCCAAACCTTGACAAACACTTACATGAAAAAGAGATTCAACAAAGATTAGTTTCGGCTTGTACAGTGTGATCAAGAACAGTGCAAGTAGTAGGTACTCTCTGAAATCAATCACATCCGGCGTTTCAggctaaaatgaaaaaaaagatacgGATTACCATCGTAGTTAGGAGAGATTTTGCTAACATGGAAGCATACCCGGATCAGTTTGTGGAAAAGATTGTGTGCTGCCTCCTGCTGCACGTCCAGCTCCATCCGCTCGGCAAACTGTGGGTAGGTGAGCAAACTGTTCGCATCGGTGAACTGGCGCTCACTCGCCACGATCTTGCTTTCCCGATCGGTGGCGGCAATTCTGCAAGGCGAgaacaacaaaagcaaaaacacaggTCAATCAACACCgtttcacacacacaggcagttCTTCGAACGACTCACTTCAGCGTTTCGCGCAGCTTTCCAATGTCCGCAATCGCGGCCGGATGAGGCATGCCGACATTCTTCACGAACGTCATCAGCTTGCAGTCGTCAAAGGTGTAATCGGAGATCGGTATGTCGAGCGCCTTCGCCATCAGCATGCGCACGTTGTCGGCGTACAGCTTCGGGTTGGCCTTTTCCGCCTCGCTCGGATAGTACACGGGCAGGAACTCGATCTCGCAGAACGTGTGGAACTGCGTTAGGGTGCGCCACAGCAGCTGGATGCTGGAAAATGGAGTCGAAAATATTCACGCGCTCAGTGTGGTGCTGCAACGTAATGTCATGTCAATGTCACAATAACATACGCGTTCGGCCCCTCCCAGGTCCAGGTGACGGTGTCCACCTTGTTCGGGTAGCGCATCAGCACCGGCTGGATCGGTACGCCCGGGTAGAACGCACCCGGCTTAAACTTGATCAGCGACGTCCGGTTCGTGCAGGTCCCTTCGGGGAAGATGAGTATCTGGGGCCAGTCCTCCTTCGAGTTGGCGCGCTGTATAATCTCCCGGATTGTCGTCTGGCGCGAATGGGGATCCTCCCGGCACACGTAGATAGGTTGGGCGTAGTCAATCAGTTCTTAACACACAGGAGGGGGGGTTGTGAGTTGTGGTTTATTTGAAGGGGGAGATACAATAACACGGTTAGTAGAAGTTGTGTTGCCAGTGCGCCATCGGCCAAATCTCACCCTTGTgtcacgcacacgcacacacacacacaaattcgcCATAAAGGGACAAAACACAAACCGAACACGAGCTACACATACAATGTAATACTACCTCCGAACGCTTTCCCGCACGCTGAGTGCATACTATTGATGCCCTGCCAATCAcaaccacacactcacacgcacacacacgcacatacaagCACACAAATGATAAGGGAATAGGAAAAAGTCGATCGCCAAGCTCTGTATAAGCTATAGAAATcgccaacaaacaaaagctaTAGAAATGTAGTAGCAACTGAGGAAATACTGTGAGTTTTTGGATGTAAAGTATCAGTTTCAATATCCAACAGGTGGAACTAGATACCCTTCTTGTTTTTTGGAGAACAATTCTTCAACAGAATCTCATCAAGAGATCTCGAGTGATCCCAGAGGTTCCATTGGAATTGTCAGGCTGCAGTGGTAAACATATTGGGGATTTCTTGGATTCCTTTGAAGGATATGTAGTAGCAACTGGGGAAATTCTTTGAGTTTTTGGATGTAAATTATCGGTTTCAATATCCAACAGGAACTTGATactcttcttgttttttttg is part of the Anopheles gambiae chromosome X, idAnoGambNW_F1_1, whole genome shotgun sequence genome and harbors:
- the LOC1271631 gene encoding lysophosphatidylcholine acyltransferase isoform X1, which encodes MAATAEWEPPVAPEAAPVAQPERKGTAPAPGPPAAINRKAENNQPDEIHYVNPFVHKLVWDDPIDKAKTALLTVILLPFRVVLILVCLVVAWALANIGLYGLSKEDLRTKPLVGWRRQLRHLTALVMRTLFLFGSFNYIRYKGVRASPKEAPVICVAPHTAFYDSVCVVLFGPSAVVAKYETASLPFFGKLIDYAQPIYVCREDPHSRQTTIREIIQRANSKEDWPQILIFPEGTCTNRTSLIKFKPGAFYPGVPIQPVLMRYPNKVDTVTWTWEGPNAIQLLWRTLTQFHTFCEIEFLPVYYPSEAEKANPKLYADNVRMLMAKALDIPISDYTFDDCKLMTFVKNVGMPHPAAIADIGKLRETLKIAATDRESKIVASERQFTDANSLLTYPQFAERMELDVQQEAAHNLFHKLIRPETPDVIDFREYLLLALFLITLYKPKLIFVESLFHLYGVNGRVNRTQLYQTLQNLVRISQKELNSIFLQADPDNLGTIDYSQFVKAIERNPLLAKLQKNNDPNNLRLG
- the LOC1271631 gene encoding lysophosphatidylcholine acyltransferase isoform X2 encodes the protein MAATAEWEPPVAPEAAPVAQPERKGTAPAPGPPAAINRKAENNQPDEIHYVNPFVHKLVWDDPIDKAKTALLTVILLPFRVVLILVCLVVAWALANIGLYGLSKEDLRTKPLVGWRRRLKGPLGEFATLAYTCAGLGITIRGRQASRAEAPVLVVSPHSSFLDAVIIYVTGLSSPLVRNADRNLGKLIDYAQPIYVCREDPHSRQTTIREIIQRANSKEDWPQILIFPEGTCTNRTSLIKFKPGAFYPGVPIQPVLMRYPNKVDTVTWTWEGPNAIQLLWRTLTQFHTFCEIEFLPVYYPSEAEKANPKLYADNVRMLMAKALDIPISDYTFDDCKLMTFVKNVGMPHPAAIADIGKLRETLKIAATDRESKIVASERQFTDANSLLTYPQFAERMELDVQQEAAHNLFHKLIRPETPDVIDFREYLLLALFLITLYKPKLIFVESLFHLYGVNGRVNRTQLYQTLQNLVRISQKELNSIFLQADPDNLGTIDYSQFVKAIERNPLLAKLQKNNDPNNLRLG